The genome window GCGCGGCGCGATCAACGACCTCGAGCGCCACGGCTACAGGCTTGCGGCGCTGATCACCGACTGCGCGCACTCCAGCGACGGCATCTTCACCGATCCCGTCGGTTACCTGCGTGACGTGGTCGAGGAGGTGCACGCCGCGGGCGGCGTGTACATCGCCGACGAGGTCCAGTCGGGATTCGCCCGGCTCGGAGAGTCGATGTGGGGGTTCAGCCGCCATGGGGTGGTTCCGGACATCGTCACGATGGGCAAGCCCATGGGCAACGGCATGCCGATCTCCGGTGTGGTGTTCAGGCCCGAGGTGTGCGACGAGTTCGGGCAGAATGTCCGTTACTTCAACACCTTTGCGGGCAGTTCGATCGCGGTTGCCGCCGGTGCCGCGGTTCTGGACGTCTTCGAAGCGGAGAACGTGCAGCAGCGAGTTCTCGACAACGGCAGGGCGCTTCGAGCCGGCCTCGAGGAGATCACTCGCGAGTCTCCCCACGTCGCGGAGGTCCGTGGCAGTGGTCTGTACGTGGGCGTCGAAGTGGTGAAGGACCGGGACTCGCTGGAGCCGGATCGTGTCCGCGCCGACCACGTCATCAACGACATGCGCGAGCGTCGCGTCCTCATCAGCGGCACCGGGGAAGCGGTCAACGTGCTCAAGATCCGACCGCCGCTGGCCTTCGACTCGGCCGACGTGACGCGATTCCTCGAGACCTTCGCGGAAATCGCCGAGATGCGCCTGTAGCAGGCCGAAAGCCGAAGGGACCGAACGGTGAACACCTCGCCCCCCGCACGTATCGCCCAGCAGTTGTTCGAGGAGAGCGGCCTGGCGTCGTCCCACGAGCCCATCGAGACGAGCGTGGTGGACGCCCTCCTCGCTCGGCACTACCAGCTGAGCGGACG of Streptomyces cynarae contains these proteins:
- a CDS encoding aspartate aminotransferase family protein, coding for MTSTSSRALVNYPNRFDPAALGELPERLQSIVKRRNNVLGPGYALNYREPVEFVSGRGAHLFDREGNDYLDAYNNVPCVGHAHPHVVEAVSRQMAMVNTNTRYVQESLVDYAERLLATMPEELSKVSFACSGSEANDLAMRVARFHTGGEGIVVTRWAYHGLTREVASFSPTLGAGSPLGPNVRLIDAPDPRLVPSGSSLPDYMRSQVRGAINDLERHGYRLAALITDCAHSSDGIFTDPVGYLRDVVEEVHAAGGVYIADEVQSGFARLGESMWGFSRHGVVPDIVTMGKPMGNGMPISGVVFRPEVCDEFGQNVRYFNTFAGSSIAVAAGAAVLDVFEAENVQQRVLDNGRALRAGLEEITRESPHVAEVRGSGLYVGVEVVKDRDSLEPDRVRADHVINDMRERRVLISGTGEAVNVLKIRPPLAFDSADVTRFLETFAEIAEMRL